From a single Paenibacillus sp. FSL R5-0345 genomic region:
- a CDS encoding dihydrofolate reductase family protein produces the protein MKTTIFSQISIDGKLTMGAGNSSKELFSLFSNEDMEFIHLFRGNVQGIMVGKNTILTDNPFLTNRYEENKNPIRIIPTTTLDIPLDCNVLSDQGKTIIVTTEKGRDEEKIKQIRERGKECLICGEDKVDFVELERQLEKNYGITSLMVEGGGFLNWHIFNQDIVDEIILMQLPIIIGGSTNITLVDGDGYQQLSFAKKFKVVEIQPKDNYTLMRYKKVV, from the coding sequence ATGAAAACAACGATATTCAGCCAAATTTCGATTGACGGAAAGCTCACGATGGGAGCCGGTAATTCGAGTAAAGAGCTTTTTTCTTTGTTTTCCAATGAGGATATGGAATTCATCCATCTATTTCGGGGGAACGTGCAGGGCATTATGGTTGGAAAAAATACGATCCTGACAGACAATCCGTTTCTTACTAATCGATATGAGGAGAACAAAAATCCAATTCGTATCATTCCGACAACTACCTTGGATATTCCGCTAGACTGCAATGTTCTCTCGGATCAGGGGAAGACGATTATTGTCACAACCGAGAAAGGACGGGATGAAGAAAAAATCAAGCAGATTCGGGAAAGAGGCAAGGAATGCCTCATTTGCGGCGAGGATAAAGTCGATTTCGTTGAGCTTGAACGTCAGCTTGAGAAAAATTATGGGATTACTAGCCTGATGGTCGAGGGCGGCGGATTTTTGAACTGGCATATTTTCAATCAGGATATCGTTGATGAAATTATTCTGATGCAGCTACCGATCATTATAGGCGGCTCCACGAACATTACTTTAGTGGATGGAGACGGGTACCAGCAATTGAGCTTTGCAAAAAAGTTCAAAGTTGTAGAAATTCAGCCAAAAGATAATTACACGCTCATGCGCTACAAAAAAGTAGTATGA
- a CDS encoding sugar ABC transporter substrate-binding protein, which yields MEKKNKEIVLWHEFDGPGDTSIEVLEGICKLYTERFDVQVTPQVMNITELTARLNRIKDTHQGPHLAMVPADMSSYVENGLYSEVPGGLLDDVLTEGTLSTMQMDGVQYGIPVLRGNHLVLYYNPEIFTSAPTTWDVFEQEAERLSAQGIVPIGADLQQGYWFIPFLTAFGGWPVQNGKPNIITAEMKQALQFIRDKMDQGVLVSLDGSTGLLEQFIDGKIGAIICGEWIYNHLDKHMNHSLAVCQLPVIEGRQSQSMTSSIGLIYPNHSLTSEEREDILSFTRFMLSDECQTMWTLDVQRIPAQEGTLKRLTDIAAPNKKMILSLLDQARPMPTFPFMIHVWEALNAGLIELPLSNPEQALKKIEQSLQVSWGAFKS from the coding sequence ATGGAAAAGAAAAACAAGGAAATCGTGTTATGGCATGAGTTTGATGGTCCGGGAGATACCTCGATTGAGGTGTTAGAGGGAATTTGCAAGCTGTATACGGAGCGCTTTGACGTACAAGTTACACCTCAAGTGATGAATATTACAGAGCTGACTGCGCGCCTGAACCGAATTAAGGATACCCACCAAGGTCCGCACCTGGCGATGGTTCCCGCCGACATGTCCTCTTATGTCGAAAATGGCCTCTACTCCGAGGTGCCTGGCGGGCTGCTCGATGATGTGTTGACTGAAGGGACCCTTTCAACGATGCAAATGGATGGCGTTCAGTATGGTATTCCGGTATTGAGGGGCAATCATCTGGTCCTATACTACAACCCGGAAATTTTCACTAGTGCGCCGACGACATGGGATGTGTTCGAACAGGAAGCTGAGAGGTTATCCGCACAAGGTATCGTGCCGATTGGCGCAGATTTACAACAGGGCTATTGGTTTATTCCGTTCCTTACGGCTTTTGGTGGTTGGCCTGTACAGAATGGAAAGCCGAATATCATCACCGCTGAAATGAAGCAGGCACTACAATTTATCCGCGACAAGATGGATCAAGGTGTACTTGTAAGTCTTGATGGTTCTACAGGACTGCTAGAGCAGTTCATTGATGGTAAGATCGGCGCCATTATTTGTGGCGAGTGGATTTATAATCATCTGGATAAGCATATGAATCATAGCCTTGCGGTTTGCCAGCTTCCGGTTATCGAGGGGAGGCAATCGCAATCCATGACTTCTTCCATCGGCCTGATCTATCCCAATCATTCGTTAACATCAGAGGAGCGGGAAGATATTTTATCATTCACGCGTTTTATGCTGAGTGATGAATGCCAAACTATGTGGACGCTGGATGTGCAGCGGATTCCGGCACAGGAAGGAACACTTAAACGGTTAACTGATATTGCGGCACCTAACAAAAAAATGATTTTATCATTATTGGATCAAGCAAGGCCGATGCCGACTTTCCCCTTCATGATCCACGTATGGGAGGCACTGAATGCAGGTCTTATCGAGTTGCCCTTGAGTAATCCTGAACAAGCGCTTAAAAAAATAGAGCAAAGTCTCCAAGTATCTTGGGGCGCATTTAAAAGCTAA